The DNA sequence AGAAAAGCACGCGGTGGACGTGGCGATCATCGACGTGCCGTGGAACGGCTTCTCGCAATCGGTGCAGATCGGCCGGCTGGCCGAGGCGTGCGAGATCAACATCGCGCCCCACAACTACTACAGCCACCTGGCCGACCTTCACTCGCTGCATCTCTGCGCCGTGCTGCCCAACGTGCGCATCATGGAGATCGACATCGACGACGTGCCGTGGAAGGGCGCGCTGGTGACGAAGCCGCCGGAGATCCGTGACGGCCACATCTGGCTCACCGACGCT is a window from the Candidatus Methylomirabilota bacterium genome containing:
- a CDS encoding enolase C-terminal domain-like protein gives rise to the protein EKHAVDVAIIDVPWNGFSQSVQIGRLAEACEINIAPHNYYSHLADLHSLHLCAVLPNVRIMEIDIDDVPWKGALVTKPPEIRDGHIWLTDAPGWGADVNEKVLAEHPWPRPGEAAPRLFYGMDPTQMTARP